One segment of Streptomyces sp. NA02950 DNA contains the following:
- the gndA gene encoding NADP-dependent phosphogluconate dehydrogenase, with the protein MAEQAHIGVTGLAVMGSNLARNFARHGHTVAVHNRTPARTRALVKEFGDEGHFVPAETAEQFVASLERPRRLVMMVKAGAPTDAVIEEFAPLLEPGDMIVDGGNAHFEDTRRREAALRERGLHFVGSGISGGEEGALHGPSIMPGGSKESYEALGPLLEDISAKVDGTPCCTHIGPDGAGHFVKMVHNGIEYADMQLIAESYDLLRRALGMAPGEIAEVFRTWNGGRLESYLIEITAEVLAHTDAVTGKPFVDVVLDQAEQKGTGRWTVQTALDLGVPVSGIAEAVFARSLSGHADLRDAAQGLPGPSGKGLTGAAAERFADDVEQALYASKIVAYAQGIHQIQAGSQEYGWDIDPGAVARIWRGGCIIRARFLNRITEAYAQERTPVTLLTAEYFAEALGAAQDAWRRVVSTSAELAVPAPGFSAALAYYDALRSERLPAALVQGQRDFFGAHTYRRTDRDGSFHTLWGGDRGERPA; encoded by the coding sequence ATGGCGGAGCAGGCTCACATCGGTGTGACCGGACTGGCGGTGATGGGCAGCAATCTGGCCCGCAACTTCGCCCGGCACGGCCACACGGTGGCCGTGCACAACCGGACGCCCGCGCGGACGAGGGCGCTGGTGAAGGAGTTCGGCGACGAGGGCCACTTCGTGCCCGCCGAGACGGCCGAGCAGTTCGTGGCGTCGCTGGAGCGCCCGCGGCGCCTGGTGATGATGGTCAAGGCGGGGGCGCCGACCGACGCGGTGATCGAGGAGTTCGCGCCGCTGCTGGAGCCGGGCGACATGATCGTCGACGGTGGCAACGCGCACTTCGAGGACACCCGGCGCCGTGAGGCCGCGCTGCGCGAGCGCGGGCTGCACTTCGTCGGCTCCGGCATCTCCGGCGGCGAGGAGGGCGCGCTGCACGGCCCGAGCATCATGCCGGGCGGTTCGAAGGAGTCGTACGAGGCGCTGGGCCCGCTACTGGAGGACATCTCCGCCAAGGTGGACGGCACGCCCTGCTGCACCCACATCGGCCCGGACGGGGCCGGACACTTCGTGAAGATGGTGCACAACGGTATCGAGTACGCCGATATGCAGCTGATCGCGGAGTCCTACGACCTGCTGCGGCGCGCTCTGGGCATGGCACCGGGCGAGATCGCGGAGGTGTTCCGCACCTGGAACGGCGGGCGCCTGGAGTCGTATCTGATCGAGATCACCGCGGAGGTGCTGGCGCACACCGACGCCGTGACCGGCAAGCCCTTCGTGGATGTGGTGCTCGACCAGGCCGAGCAGAAGGGCACCGGCCGCTGGACCGTACAGACCGCGCTGGACCTGGGCGTTCCGGTGAGCGGGATCGCGGAGGCGGTGTTCGCGCGTTCGCTGTCCGGCCACGCGGATCTGCGGGACGCGGCGCAGGGGCTGCCGGGTCCGTCGGGGAAGGGGCTCACGGGCGCGGCGGCGGAGCGGTTCGCCGACGATGTCGAGCAGGCGCTGTACGCGTCGAAGATCGTGGCGTACGCGCAGGGCATCCACCAGATCCAGGCGGGCAGCCAGGAGTACGGCTGGGACATCGACCCGGGCGCGGTGGCGCGGATCTGGCGCGGCGGCTGCATCATCCGGGCGCGGTTCCTGAACCGGATCACCGAGGCGTACGCACAGGAGCGGACGCCGGTGACCCTGTTGACCGCCGAGTACTTCGCCGAGGCGCTGGGCGCGGCGCAGGACGCCTGGCGGCGGGTGGTGTCCACCTCGGCCGAGCTGGCCGTACCGGCTCCCGGGTTCTCGGCGGCGCTGGCGTACTACGACGCGCTGCGCTCCGAGCGGCTGCCGGCGGCTCTGGTCCAGGGGCAGCGGGACTTCTTCGGTGCGCACACCTACCGGCGCACCGACCGCGACGGCTCGTTCCACACGCTCTGGGGCGGGGACCGCGGCGAGCGCCCGGCCTGA
- a CDS encoding MFS transporter: MAEEGGPAARRRSLVAVSSGVFCVQLDAFALNPALPGIARDLGVTGAGLSWVVSGYLLAAGALMLGAGRLGDLLGRRALLTAGLVVFAVASLGCALAPSLPVLVIARVVQGAGGALTMPVGLALLTNAYPPASRGRALGWALGAGGTATACGPFLGGVLTEALSWRAVFWVNVPVALVAAVWAARAADSRDSAAPPTVDGKGLVTVTAAVAGLALLVDRGPVWGWLSGPTAVTLALVVVVLVVFVRCERVAANPLVGLGLFRNERFVALTAAGAVANAATVVFLFMVPLALQGPWGLSSAVAGSVFLAPATAMALAGPVAGRIPRAGTVRAMAWCLGLGAAGLGAVSRVPTLPGRISAATVCGAALGVANALTLIATQTAVAPERAGEASGVTKTVITVAAGLGVALCGPVAGPYGAPVSARALGGALTDAGLCCLAGALLLGLRSRRRLPGLPSRRRRTRTGD, translated from the coding sequence ATGGCGGAAGAAGGCGGTCCTGCCGCGCGACGGCGGTCGCTGGTGGCCGTGTCGTCGGGAGTGTTCTGTGTCCAGTTGGACGCGTTCGCGCTGAATCCGGCCCTGCCCGGGATCGCCCGCGATCTCGGGGTCACCGGTGCCGGGCTGTCCTGGGTGGTCAGCGGATATCTGCTGGCGGCGGGTGCGCTGATGCTGGGCGCGGGGCGGCTGGGCGATCTGCTGGGGCGGCGTGCGCTGCTGACGGCGGGTCTGGTGGTGTTCGCAGTGGCGTCCCTGGGGTGCGCGCTCGCCCCGTCACTGCCGGTGCTGGTGATCGCGCGGGTGGTGCAGGGCGCGGGTGGTGCGCTGACCATGCCGGTGGGGCTGGCGCTGCTGACGAACGCCTATCCGCCCGCGTCGCGCGGCCGGGCGCTGGGGTGGGCGCTGGGTGCCGGAGGCACCGCCACCGCATGCGGTCCGTTCCTCGGCGGTGTGCTGACCGAGGCGCTGTCATGGCGGGCGGTGTTCTGGGTCAATGTGCCGGTGGCGCTGGTGGCCGCGGTGTGGGCGGCGCGGGCGGCGGATTCGCGGGACTCCGCGGCGCCGCCGACCGTGGACGGCAAGGGACTGGTCACGGTCACCGCGGCGGTGGCCGGGCTCGCGCTCCTCGTCGACCGCGGGCCGGTGTGGGGATGGCTCTCGGGCCCTACGGCGGTCACGCTGGCGCTGGTCGTCGTGGTGCTCGTGGTGTTCGTGCGATGCGAGCGGGTGGCGGCGAACCCGCTGGTGGGGCTCGGACTCTTCCGCAACGAGCGGTTTGTGGCACTCACGGCGGCCGGGGCGGTGGCCAATGCCGCCACCGTGGTGTTCCTGTTCATGGTGCCGCTGGCGCTCCAGGGGCCGTGGGGGCTGTCGTCGGCGGTGGCGGGGTCGGTGTTCCTCGCCCCCGCGACGGCGATGGCCCTGGCCGGTCCGGTGGCCGGACGGATTCCCCGGGCGGGCACGGTGCGGGCGATGGCGTGGTGTCTGGGGCTGGGCGCGGCGGGGCTGGGTGCGGTGTCCAGGGTGCCGACGCTGCCTGGCCGTATCTCGGCGGCCACGGTGTGCGGAGCGGCCCTCGGGGTGGCCAACGCGCTGACGCTGATCGCCACGCAGACGGCCGTGGCGCCCGAGCGCGCGGGTGAGGCGTCGGGGGTGACCAAGACGGTGATCACCGTCGCGGCGGGGCTGGGCGTGGCGCTGTGCGGTCCGGTCGCCGGACCGTACGGCGCGCCGGTGTCGGCCCGGGCCCTGGGCGGCGCGCTGACAGACGCCGGGCTCTGCTGTCTGGCCGGTGCTCTGCTCCTCGGGCTCCGGTCTCGACGGCGCCTGCCCGGGCTCCCGTCCCGGCGGCGGCGTACGCGGACCGGCGACTGA
- a CDS encoding YchJ family protein — protein MSRRKRPPRPPRRTAPTVCPCGLPAPYDECCGRLHRGEARAATAEQLMRSRYSAFAVGDEAYLLRSWHPSTRPPRVALDAGTRWTGLEILGTTDGTAFHSTGTVEFLARYTEGGRVGELHENSRFARHEGDWVYLDALTSG, from the coding sequence ATGTCCCGACGCAAGCGACCGCCACGGCCGCCTCGCCGCACCGCCCCCACGGTCTGTCCCTGCGGGCTGCCCGCCCCGTACGACGAGTGCTGCGGGCGGCTGCACCGCGGGGAGGCCCGGGCGGCCACCGCGGAGCAGCTGATGCGCTCGCGCTACAGCGCCTTCGCCGTCGGGGACGAGGCGTATCTGCTGCGCAGTTGGCACCCCAGCACCCGGCCGCCGCGGGTGGCCCTGGACGCCGGGACGCGCTGGACGGGGCTGGAGATCCTGGGCACCACGGACGGCACGGCGTTCCACTCCACCGGCACCGTGGAGTTCCTCGCCCGCTACACCGAAGGCGGCCGAGTGGGTGAGTTGCACGAAAACAGCCGATTCGCCCGGCATGAGGGCGACTGGGTGTATCTCGACGCCCTGACCAGCGGCTGA
- a CDS encoding phosphodiester glycosidase family protein, whose translation MPPVAFARPLAVLAAVSALVAGAAGPAAADDTRAPAPEPFARDAAEMLRPIAPPPPAAAEGEKGAADTTSVADGDGLQTARTSRPVAPGVELTSYDRLESDKWLRVDSLSVDLTAGSRVDYLHPDKVTKRLPVSELAAAHDAGPGRRTVAAINGDFFDINQTGAPEGIGIDDGHVVNSASAAGPGKAVGIGPQAAGRLLQLYFDGTLTLPDGDHPLAALNAANVPSSGIGAYNAQWGEADRAQTVDGARRTAEVAVVDGKVSRAASAPGKGAIPAGTTLLVGRDAGADELSALAVGDSVTMEYRPRAADGDLPRTAVSGRELLVVDGKPIGHEGEGNNTAAPRTAVGFSRDGRRMQIITVDGRQADSGGVTLTELGLMMKEAGSYGALNLDGGGSSTLVAREPGSDRAQVENSPSDGSERTVPNGLAFTAPDGSGRLTGFRVGTMADALDAPTVDPVRGGHPERVFPGLTRRLTAAGYDETYGPAKGAPHWRTADPGVGRVSADGTFTARRGGATTVTARRGSAHGALKLTVLDRLDRIRPTTRLLGLADAEATGRFGIVGLDAHGASAPVEPSDVHLDYDHALFTITPDPATGTFTVTARGDEVAGRVTVRAGDTSTVLAVTAGLRERQEAAFDDAGQWTFSQARASGSAEATPEGHTGTGLKLRYDFTQSTATRAAYVTPPRPIDVEGQPQSFGLWIKGDGTGAWPTLHLKDAAGSDQLLRGPYVTWTGWRHVDFTVPAGIAYPLTVNRFYLAETGPARQYTGGIVIDDLTAQVPPPVELPAEKAHPDPLISTAARTGGRDWRFAVMSDAQFVAREPNSPIVAQARRTLREIKAARPDFLVINGDLVDEGSPEDLSFARTVLTQELGDAVPWYYVPGNHEVMGGRIDNFTAEFGPAHRTFDHQGTRFITLDTSSLGLRGGGFDQIKELRAQLEAASHDRSVGSVMVIEHVPPRDPTPQQGSRLSDRKEAALLENWLADFRRTTGKGAAFIGSHVGTFHASRVDGVPYLINGNSGKYPSSSADRGGFTGWSMVGVDHVPPKEWAQARRTPWKGGPDWVSVQTRPHVDGLTVTAPAELRTGQDAAVTADVIQGEGPTARRVPVRFPVSADWSGSPNVFIGDPSHAGRRHVAAYDPVSGTLTALRPGAATLTVKVNGATAQARFTVAARAVAVASGSAA comes from the coding sequence ATGCCTCCTGTCGCGTTCGCCAGACCCCTGGCGGTTCTGGCCGCGGTCTCCGCCCTCGTGGCGGGCGCCGCGGGGCCTGCCGCCGCCGATGACACCCGCGCCCCGGCCCCCGAACCCTTCGCCCGCGACGCGGCCGAGATGCTGCGCCCGATCGCACCGCCCCCGCCCGCCGCCGCGGAGGGCGAGAAGGGCGCAGCGGACACCACGTCCGTGGCCGACGGGGACGGGTTGCAGACCGCCCGCACCTCACGTCCCGTCGCCCCCGGGGTCGAGCTGACCTCGTACGACCGGCTGGAGTCCGACAAGTGGCTGCGGGTCGACTCGCTGTCGGTGGATCTCACCGCCGGGTCCAGGGTCGACTATCTGCACCCGGACAAGGTCACCAAGCGTTTACCCGTCTCCGAGCTGGCCGCAGCGCACGATGCCGGACCCGGCCGCCGCACGGTGGCCGCGATCAACGGTGACTTCTTCGACATCAACCAGACCGGGGCCCCCGAGGGCATCGGCATCGACGACGGCCACGTGGTCAACTCCGCGTCCGCCGCGGGCCCGGGCAAGGCCGTCGGCATCGGCCCGCAGGCGGCGGGCCGGCTCCTCCAGCTCTACTTCGACGGCACCCTCACCCTCCCGGACGGCGACCACCCGTTGGCCGCGCTCAACGCGGCCAACGTCCCGTCCAGTGGCATCGGCGCGTACAACGCCCAGTGGGGCGAGGCCGACCGGGCCCAGACCGTGGACGGCGCACGGCGCACCGCGGAGGTGGCCGTCGTGGACGGAAAGGTCAGCCGGGCCGCCTCGGCCCCCGGCAAGGGCGCCATCCCCGCCGGTACGACTCTGCTGGTGGGCCGGGACGCGGGAGCCGACGAGCTGTCCGCACTGGCCGTCGGCGACAGCGTGACGATGGAGTACCGGCCCCGCGCCGCCGACGGCGACCTCCCCCGCACCGCGGTCAGCGGCCGGGAACTGCTGGTCGTGGACGGGAAACCGATCGGCCACGAGGGCGAGGGCAACAACACCGCGGCCCCGCGCACGGCCGTCGGCTTCTCCCGGGACGGCCGCCGTATGCAGATCATCACCGTCGACGGACGGCAGGCCGACAGCGGCGGGGTCACCCTCACCGAACTGGGCCTGATGATGAAGGAGGCGGGCTCCTACGGCGCGCTCAACCTCGACGGCGGCGGTTCGTCCACCCTGGTGGCCCGCGAACCCGGCAGCGACCGGGCCCAGGTGGAGAACAGCCCCTCCGACGGCAGCGAGCGCACCGTGCCCAACGGGCTCGCCTTCACCGCCCCCGACGGCAGCGGACGGCTCACGGGGTTCCGGGTGGGGACGATGGCCGATGCCCTCGACGCGCCTACCGTGGACCCGGTCCGCGGCGGCCACCCCGAGCGTGTCTTCCCCGGGCTGACCCGCCGTCTCACCGCGGCCGGATACGACGAGACCTACGGTCCCGCGAAGGGCGCGCCGCACTGGCGGACGGCCGACCCGGGCGTCGGCCGGGTCTCCGCGGACGGCACCTTCACCGCCCGCCGCGGCGGCGCGACCACGGTCACCGCCCGGCGCGGGTCGGCCCACGGCGCGCTGAAACTCACCGTGCTGGACCGCCTGGACCGGATCCGGCCCACCACCCGGCTGCTGGGGCTGGCGGACGCCGAGGCCACCGGCCGCTTCGGGATCGTCGGCCTGGACGCGCACGGCGCGAGCGCACCCGTCGAACCGTCCGACGTCCACCTCGACTACGACCACGCGCTGTTCACCATCACGCCGGATCCGGCGACCGGCACCTTCACCGTCACGGCACGCGGCGACGAGGTCGCGGGCCGGGTCACGGTCCGGGCCGGGGACACCAGCACGGTGCTCGCCGTCACCGCCGGTCTCCGTGAGCGGCAGGAGGCGGCCTTCGACGACGCCGGCCAGTGGACGTTCAGCCAGGCCCGCGCCTCCGGTTCGGCCGAGGCCACTCCCGAGGGCCACACCGGCACCGGGCTGAAGCTCAGGTACGACTTCACCCAGTCGACCGCCACCCGCGCCGCCTACGTCACCCCGCCGCGGCCGATCGACGTGGAGGGCCAGCCGCAGTCGTTCGGCCTGTGGATCAAGGGGGACGGCACGGGGGCGTGGCCGACGCTGCACCTCAAGGACGCGGCGGGCTCGGACCAGTTGCTGCGCGGCCCGTATGTGACCTGGACCGGATGGCGACATGTCGACTTCACCGTACCGGCCGGGATCGCCTATCCACTGACGGTCAACCGCTTCTATCTCGCCGAGACCGGCCCGGCCCGCCAGTACACCGGCGGCATCGTTATCGACGACCTCACCGCACAGGTGCCACCTCCCGTCGAACTGCCCGCGGAGAAGGCCCATCCGGATCCGCTGATCAGCACGGCGGCCCGGACCGGGGGGCGGGACTGGCGGTTCGCCGTGATGTCGGACGCGCAGTTCGTGGCCCGTGAACCGAACAGCCCGATCGTCGCCCAGGCCCGGCGCACCCTGCGGGAGATCAAGGCGGCCCGGCCCGACTTCCTGGTCATCAACGGGGATCTGGTGGACGAGGGTTCGCCCGAGGATCTCTCCTTCGCCCGTACGGTGCTGACCCAGGAGCTGGGGGACGCCGTGCCCTGGTACTACGTACCGGGCAACCACGAGGTCATGGGTGGCCGGATCGACAACTTCACGGCCGAGTTCGGGCCCGCCCACCGGACCTTCGACCACCAGGGCACCCGCTTCATCACCCTCGACACCTCCAGCCTCGGGCTGCGCGGCGGTGGCTTCGACCAGATCAAGGAGTTGCGTGCCCAGCTGGAGGCCGCATCGCACGACCGAAGCGTCGGCTCGGTCATGGTGATCGAGCACGTTCCGCCGCGCGATCCCACCCCGCAGCAGGGCAGCCGACTGAGCGACCGCAAGGAGGCCGCGCTGCTGGAGAACTGGCTCGCCGACTTCCGCCGGACCACCGGCAAGGGCGCGGCGTTCATCGGCAGCCATGTCGGCACCTTCCACGCCTCACGGGTGGACGGGGTCCCGTATCTGATCAACGGCAACTCGGGCAAGTACCCGTCCTCCTCGGCCGACCGGGGCGGTTTCACCGGCTGGTCGATGGTCGGGGTCGACCATGTCCCGCCGAAGGAGTGGGCGCAGGCCCGCCGGACACCCTGGAAGGGCGGGCCCGACTGGGTGTCGGTCCAGACCCGGCCGCATGTGGACGGGCTGACCGTGACCGCCCCGGCCGAACTGCGCACCGGGCAGGACGCCGCGGTGACGGCGGACGTCATCCAGGGCGAGGGACCCACCGCCCGACGGGTGCCGGTCCGCTTCCCGGTCAGCGCCGACTGGAGCGGATCGCCCAACGTGTTCATCGGCGATCCGTCCCACGCCGGGCGCCGTCATGTGGCGGCCTACGACCCGGTGAGCGGCACACTCACCGCGCTGCGCCCGGGAGCGGCCACGCTCACGGTGAAGGTCAACGGCGCGACGGCACAGGCGCGTTTCACCGTGGCCGCTCGGGCCGTGGCGGTGGCGTCGGGTTCGGCCGCGTAG
- a CDS encoding DoxX family protein translates to MSSSHRENAASPEPDAGHAHAHASRSTAAVLTAHDVGLLVVRLGVGLIVAARGAQHLFGWWDGLGVDRTAVAFAHFGYPAPKAMAVICGLTETFGGLALAVGLITPLAGAAVAGTMANAVAASWELGLFGGFEFPLLIGVGAAGLALSGAGRISIDALLPGLRSQRLVYGVAALVLAAILATITILLSKT, encoded by the coding sequence ATGTCTTCTTCTCACCGCGAGAACGCCGCCTCACCGGAACCGGACGCGGGCCATGCCCACGCCCACGCCTCCCGGTCCACCGCGGCCGTGCTCACCGCCCATGACGTCGGTCTGCTGGTGGTGCGTCTCGGCGTCGGTCTGATCGTCGCCGCGCGCGGCGCCCAGCACCTGTTCGGCTGGTGGGACGGTCTGGGGGTCGACCGGACAGCCGTGGCCTTCGCGCATTTCGGCTATCCCGCGCCGAAGGCGATGGCGGTCATCTGCGGACTGACCGAGACCTTCGGCGGTCTCGCCCTGGCGGTGGGGCTGATCACCCCGCTCGCCGGTGCCGCCGTCGCGGGCACGATGGCGAACGCCGTGGCCGCGTCCTGGGAGCTCGGCCTGTTCGGCGGCTTTGAGTTTCCGCTGCTCATCGGCGTCGGCGCGGCCGGACTCGCGCTGAGCGGCGCGGGCCGGATCTCCATCGACGCGCTGCTTCCCGGGCTGCGCTCGCAGCGGCTGGTCTACGGGGTGGCGGCGCTGGTGCTGGCGGCCATCCTGGCGACGATCACGATCCTGCTCAGTAAGACCTGA
- a CDS encoding tyrosine-type recombinase/integrase has protein sequence MADTTGGRYPRPPVSAAEAEWVWRLLSVQALEEGAKPETVRLAVVVGLARASGARYGGLLRCRVGALDLDAGWVTLEHGKHRVPRRHGLDRGTVLVLRRWLGVRQELCAELEGSVPDALLLTVHHTHDHGVTVAAGLPITRQGLVLSWRRFAHRTNATYAARRPPLPTRFEQVRRAWDT, from the coding sequence ATGGCGGACACCACGGGGGGCCGGTATCCTCGGCCGCCGGTCTCGGCGGCCGAGGCCGAGTGGGTGTGGCGGCTGCTGTCGGTCCAGGCGCTGGAGGAGGGCGCCAAACCGGAGACGGTGCGGCTCGCGGTGGTGGTGGGGCTGGCCCGGGCCAGTGGCGCCCGTTACGGGGGCCTGTTGCGCTGCCGGGTCGGGGCGCTCGATCTGGACGCCGGGTGGGTGACGCTCGAACACGGCAAACACCGTGTCCCGCGCCGCCACGGCCTGGACCGCGGCACGGTCCTGGTCCTGCGCCGCTGGCTGGGTGTCCGTCAGGAACTCTGCGCAGAACTCGAGGGCTCGGTGCCGGACGCGCTGCTGCTGACCGTGCACCACACCCATGACCACGGGGTGACGGTGGCGGCCGGGCTGCCCATCACCCGGCAGGGGCTGGTGCTCTCCTGGCGCCGGTTCGCCCATCGCACCAACGCCACCTACGCGGCCCGGCGGCCCCCGCTGCCCACCCGCTTCGAACAGGTCCGCCGCGCCTGGGACACCTGA
- a CDS encoding metallophosphoesterase — MRLLLMSDTHLPRRAKALPRELLEQLPDADVVFHAGDWVDTATLDLLEARSRRLIGVYGNNDGPELRARLPEVARVELAGLRFGVVHETGAARGRERRCAERFPGLDVLVFGHSHIPWDSTTDDGRLRLLNPGSPTDRRRQPYCTFMTAAIEAGRLTAVDLHRLPLRH; from the coding sequence GTGCGTCTCCTCCTCATGTCCGACACCCATCTGCCCCGGCGCGCCAAGGCGCTTCCCCGGGAGCTGCTGGAGCAACTCCCGGACGCCGATGTCGTCTTCCACGCGGGTGACTGGGTCGACACCGCCACCCTCGATCTGCTGGAGGCGCGGTCGCGGCGGCTGATCGGGGTGTACGGCAACAACGACGGTCCCGAACTGCGGGCGCGGCTGCCGGAGGTGGCCCGGGTGGAGCTGGCGGGGCTGCGGTTCGGCGTGGTGCACGAGACCGGGGCGGCGCGGGGGCGGGAGCGGCGCTGCGCCGAGCGGTTCCCCGGTCTGGATGTGCTGGTGTTCGGCCACAGCCACATCCCGTGGGACTCCACCACCGACGACGGGCGGCTGCGGCTGCTCAATCCCGGCTCCCCCACGGACCGGCGCAGACAGCCGTACTGTACGTTCATGACAGCGGCGATCGAGGCCGGACGGCTCACCGCCGTGGATCTGCACCGGCTGCCGCTCCGCCACTGA
- a CDS encoding MFS transporter, with protein MDAGGHTTTVETAHNTDDSTDTPADGTATPEDYTVPPKTGWRRWVMDTRPLRHRPYRRLWSSTTVTAVGSQLTAVAVPKQIYDITGSSAWVGYASFAGLLPLVVFALWGGVIADRMDRRTLMLITNAGIAVTSVLFWAQSFAGLDSVALLMVLLAAQQGFFGMNSPARQASIARLVPADELPAAGALQSTVAQTGMIVGPLLAGALIPVLGLPVLYLTDAIALCVALWAVWRLPAIPPLTEPSGEGTDGARRRAGWRDVADGFRYIANHRILLLSFLADIIAMVFGMPRALFPQLAAHTYAPWGEGFALGLLFAAIPLGAVTGGLMSGTFSRARRHGLMVTAAVVAWGVAITGFGLSANLWWAVAFLALAGVADMVSMVFRGAILQSAATDDMRGRMQGVFTVVVAGGPRVADLLHGTVGSLIGARAAVTAGGLLVAVGTLGLAAAVPSFRRYAA; from the coding sequence ATGGACGCAGGAGGACACACCACCACCGTGGAGACCGCCCACAACACCGACGACAGCACAGACACCCCCGCGGACGGCACCGCCACCCCTGAGGACTACACTGTTCCGCCGAAGACCGGCTGGCGCCGCTGGGTGATGGACACCCGGCCACTGCGCCACCGCCCCTACCGGCGGCTGTGGAGCTCCACGACGGTCACCGCGGTCGGCAGCCAGCTGACCGCCGTCGCCGTGCCCAAGCAGATCTACGACATCACCGGCTCCTCGGCCTGGGTCGGCTACGCCAGTTTCGCGGGACTGCTGCCGCTGGTGGTCTTCGCGCTGTGGGGCGGGGTCATCGCCGACCGCATGGACCGGCGCACCCTGATGCTGATCACCAACGCGGGCATCGCCGTCACCTCGGTGCTCTTCTGGGCCCAGTCCTTCGCCGGGCTGGACTCCGTCGCGCTGCTCATGGTGCTGCTCGCCGCCCAGCAGGGCTTCTTCGGGATGAACTCCCCGGCCCGGCAGGCGTCCATCGCCCGTCTCGTCCCGGCCGACGAACTGCCCGCGGCCGGTGCGCTCCAGTCCACCGTGGCCCAGACAGGCATGATCGTCGGCCCGCTGCTCGCGGGCGCCCTGATTCCCGTGCTCGGGCTGCCGGTGCTCTATCTGACCGACGCCATCGCGCTCTGCGTCGCGCTGTGGGCCGTCTGGCGGCTGCCCGCGATCCCGCCGCTCACCGAGCCCTCGGGGGAGGGGACCGACGGGGCGAGGCGGCGGGCCGGATGGCGGGACGTGGCCGACGGCTTCCGCTACATCGCCAACCACCGGATCCTGCTGCTGTCCTTCCTCGCGGACATCATCGCCATGGTCTTCGGGATGCCCCGGGCCCTGTTCCCGCAACTCGCCGCACACACCTACGCCCCCTGGGGCGAGGGGTTCGCGCTCGGACTGCTCTTCGCCGCGATCCCCCTCGGCGCGGTGACCGGCGGACTGATGTCGGGCACCTTCTCCCGGGCCCGCCGCCACGGCCTGATGGTGACGGCCGCCGTGGTGGCCTGGGGCGTGGCCATCACCGGATTCGGGCTCAGCGCCAATCTGTGGTGGGCGGTGGCGTTCCTGGCGCTGGCGGGTGTGGCCGACATGGTGTCCATGGTGTTCCGCGGGGCGATCCTCCAGTCCGCGGCCACCGACGACATGCGCGGCCGGATGCAGGGCGTGTTCACCGTGGTGGTGGCGGGCGGTCCACGCGTCGCCGACCTGCTGCACGGCACCGTCGGCTCCCTGATCGGCGCGCGCGCCGCGGTCACCGCGGGCGGGCTGCTCGTCGCCGTCGGCACCCTGGGGCTGGCCGCCGCCGTGCCCTCCTTCCGGCGCTACGCCGCCTGA